The Micavibrio sp. TMED2 genome includes a window with the following:
- a CDS encoding septum formation protein Maf, producing the protein MASHPSPALVLASASPRRVDLLQQIGIAPDRILPADIDESPLRGELPIDHARRLAAGKAEAVLSALQTAADLPTPYIVLAGDTVVALGRRILPKAETDRDVADCLTLLSGRNHRVLSAVHMLTSDGRSASRLVATKVTFKRLSDQESAAYVTSGEGLGKAGGYAIQGRAAGFISGMSGSYTGVVGLPLFETSQMLSGLGYRNSNAT; encoded by the coding sequence ATGGCCAGTCATCCGTCTCCCGCGCTTGTGCTGGCCTCGGCCTCGCCGCGGCGTGTTGATCTGCTGCAGCAGATCGGCATTGCGCCCGACCGTATTCTGCCCGCCGATATTGACGAGAGCCCGCTGCGTGGGGAGCTGCCGATTGATCATGCCCGACGCTTGGCCGCTGGCAAGGCCGAGGCGGTGCTGAGCGCCTTGCAAACGGCGGCTGATCTGCCGACACCCTATATCGTGCTGGCCGGCGATACTGTTGTCGCCCTCGGACGCCGTATCCTGCCCAAGGCCGAAACCGACCGCGATGTTGCCGATTGTCTTACCTTGCTGTCCGGACGCAATCACCGGGTGCTGTCGGCGGTGCATATGCTGACCAGTGACGGGCGTTCTGCATCCCGGCTGGTGGCAACCAAGGTTACCTTCAAGCGCCTGAGCGATCAGGAGAGCGCCGCCTATGTCACCTCGGGCGAGGGGCTGGGCAAGGCGGGCGGCTATGCCATTCAGGGGCGGGCCGCCGGTTTTATCAGCGGCATGAGCGGCTCCTATACCGGCGTTGTCGGTCTGCCCTTATTTGAAACCAGTCAGATGCTCAGCGGGCTGGGCTACAGGAACAGCAATGCGACCTAG
- a CDS encoding translation initiation factor IF-1, translated as MAKEDLMEFNGTVAELLPNAMFRVKLDNDHEILAHTSGKMRKNRIRVLAGDRVTVEMTPYDLTKGRITFRFK; from the coding sequence ATGGCTAAAGAAGACCTTATGGAATTCAATGGTACGGTGGCAGAACTGCTCCCCAATGCCATGTTCCGCGTAAAGCTTGATAACGACCACGAGATACTGGCGCATACCTCCGGGAAAATGCGCAAGAACCGTATCCGCGTACTGGCCGGTGACCGCGTGACGGTTGAGATGACCCCGTATGATCTGACCAAGGGTCGGATTACCTTCCGCTTCAAGTAA